Proteins encoded together in one Camelina sativa cultivar DH55 chromosome 9, Cs, whole genome shotgun sequence window:
- the LOC104714186 gene encoding uncharacterized protein LOC104714186, giving the protein MSRLSFRPRPLDIHKKLPILKSFKDFEDDDTPTSTTRNSQLLRIASVEVDNEVAPVPSKKPASEIPTPQFLIVDTYERDYSPTFGQPASYLRARGARSELGEFVEYDLDNEDEDWLYEFDNDKNELSPEKLEGIIFKLEVLDHKTRERAGVIAPTLGSPVPVLLQFDAAVDALQSLSINYGTFQAIFNYWKDKRKRWQKPVLRRLQPPPPVNDTNPYNVFRPREKVHRLHTRRMQRRENNVQSFEKLRQVRRNLGQAQTILEALIKREEKKRDVMDSEVSLQRIQLQYRHETELLEDSLALPGFQPTTTSYKFGSSDDELMDSDDYTSTRVRTRPAIIPNSRFTNLNMNASQPGGIKQEVRRRQSHHGWLHKLDPNEPVMLFTKPLVPDKLAAAGIVPPAPDSSPGQPPSRFQGRIGRGGRIIFDRWNPLMQSHINCGDSYYIAPKHRSTNFS; this is encoded by the exons ATGAGTAGGCTCTCTTTCCGGCCACGGCCATTGGATATACACAAGAAGCTTCCTattttaaaatcctttaaaGACTTTGAAGACGACGACACTCCTACTTCTACTACTAGAAACTCTCAGTTGCTGCGTATAGCTTCCGTTGAGGTTGACAATGAG GTTGCACCAGTGCCAAGCAAGAAACCAGCTTCAGAAATACCAACACCTCAGTTTCTTATTGTGGATACTTATGAAAGGGATTATTCTCCTACTTTTGGTCAACCTGCTTCTTATCTTCGTGCAAGAGGAG CTCGGTCTGAGCTTGGAGAATTTGTGGAGTATGATCTTGACAATGAGGATGAAGATTGGCTTTATGAGTTTGACAACGATAAGAATGAACTTTCACCTGAAAA GCTTGAGGGCATTATTTTTAAACTAGAGGTTTTGGATCACAAGACGCGGGAAAGAGCTGGAGTTATTGCACCTACTCTCGGTTCTCCGGTTCCTGTGCTTTTGCAGTTTGATGCTGCTGTTGAT GCGTTGCAATCTCTGTCCATTAATTATGGAACTTTTCAGGCTATCTTCAACTACTGGAAAGACAAG CGCAAAAGATGGCAGAAGCCTGTCTTGCGGCGTTTACAG CCTCCTCCACCGGTCAATGATACCAATCCCTACAATGTGTTTAGGCCAAGGGAGAAAGTTCATAGACTCCACACAAGAAGG atGCAGAGGAGAGAAAACAATGTGCAGTCATTTGAAAAGCTTCGACAG GTTAGACGCAATCTTGGCCAAGCACAGACCATTCTGGAGGCTCTCATTAAG agagaagagaagaagagggatGTCATGGACAGTGAGGTTAGCCTTCAGAGAATCCAACTCCAATACAGG CATGAAACAGAGCTCCTGGAAGATAGCTTGGCTCTGCCTGGATTTCAACCGACTACAACATCATACAAATTTGGCTCAAGCGACGATGAATTGATGGACTCTGATGATTACACTAGCACCCGTGTACGAACTCGACCTGCCATTATCCCTAACTCTCGTTTCACCAACTTAAATATGAACGCATCTCAACCGGGAGGAATCAAGCAAGAAGTTAGAAGACGACAGTCACATCACGGATGGCTTCACAAACTG GATCCTAATGAACCAGTCATGCTGTTCACGAAACCGCTGGTTCCAGATAAACTGGCAGCTGCAGGGATCGTTCCTCCAGCACCAGATTCATCGCCGGGTCAACCTCCAAGCCGGTTTCAGGGGAGGATTGGTCGTGGTGGCCGGATAATATTTGATAGATGGAATCCGTTGATGCAATCTCACATTAACTGTGGAGACTCTTACTACATTGCACCAAAACATCGATCCACCAACTTCAGTTGA